AACTCTTCGCGCAAGTCGGCAAAATTCTCGATAATGCCGTTGTGGACCACGGCCACATGGGCCCCGGCATGGGGATGCGCATTGGCGGTGGTCGGCGCCCCGTGGGTTGCCCACCGTGTATGACCGATCCCGGTGGTCCCGGGCAGCGGGTCGTCATCGAGGACCGTTTGCAGCGCGGCAAGCTTGCCCACCGCGCGACGCCGGTCGATGCGCCCGTTATTGATCGTCGCCACACCCGCGGAATCATAACCGCGATATTCAAGACGCCGCAGCCCCTCCACCAGCGAGACCGTAACGTCCTGCTTTCCGATAATACCTACAATACCGCACATGATTATATACTCTCGATCTATTCGTCTTTAGTCTGATGGCGTTGGCGGAAAGATTGGGCCCATCCCGGCTTCTCAACCTGCCGCCCCCGGCCGAGTGCGAGAGCGTCATCGGCCACATCCTCTGTTACAACAGAGCCTGATCCGACAATCGCACCGCGGCCAATCTTGACTGGCGCGACAAGAGCGGAGTTCGAGCCTATAAAGGCATTCTCACCAATCGTTGTCTTGTATTTTCCGTAGCCGTCATAGTTGCACGTGATCGTCCCGGCACCGATATTCGCGCCGGCGCCGACCGTGGCATCGCCAATATAGCTAAGGTGATTGACCTTGGCGCCGGCCCCCAGAGTAGCCTTCTTCATTTCAACGAAATTGCCGACACGCGCGCCCTTCCCGACATCACTACCCGGACGCAGGCGCGCATAGGGGCCAATGGTGGCGCCACTGGCCACATGGCAATCTTCCAGATGGCTGAAGGCTTCAATACGCACATTGGCGTCAATAACCACACCGGGACCGAAAACGACGTTCTGCGCCACGACCGTGTCGGCACCAATTTTGGTATCAGCAGCAAAATAAACCGTTGACGGATCAAGAAGGGTCACCCCCTCCCGCATGGCATCACCGCGGACGCGCGTCTGAAAGATATTTTCAGCCACAGCCAGTTCAACGCGATCATTGACGCCGTATACTTCATCGGCGGAGCCGGTAACAATATCCGCACGCCCCCCATTGCTGGTCACAAGGCCGGCAAGGTCTGTCAGATAGTACTCACCCTTGGCATTGCGATTGTCGATTTGCGGCAGGTAGCGGCGCAGCGCGTCACTGCTGACCGCCATCACGCCAGAATTGCATAGGCGGACGGCCAGCTCGGCGGCGCTCGCTTCTTTTGCTTCAACAATCCGGTCAAGGCCACCATCAACGTTCTTGATGAGACGCCCATAGGCGCCAGGCTCATCGGGCTCGAACCCGAGAACCGCCAGAGTCGCCCCGGCGGTGATGGCACCTATCATGGCGCGCAGAGTTTGCTCCGTCACCAAGGGCGTGTCGGCATAAAGGACGAGGACGACGCCGTCGAAACCCTCAAGCGACGGCATGGCCGCTGTCACTGCATCGGCCGTGCCCTGAGGAGGATCCTGCACCGCCACATGAGCATCGCCGTCAAAGTGTCTTGCCGCTTCGCCCACCTGCGGGGCCTGACTGCCGATCACCACGACCTGCCGGCGCGCGCCGAGTTGCGCCGCCGACGCCATCACGTGGTGCAGCATCGGGCGCCGGCCCACCTCGTGCAGGACTTTTGGCAGCGCGGACCGCATCCGCGTGCCATGACCGGCGGCAAGAATGACACTGGCAATTTGGGTCATGGGGCTCAATACTCGTTTCGCTGAACTGACGGCTACAGGCTGTGCCCCCTGACCGGAACACAATTTTTGTTGTTTAGTATAACATCAGGGTCGGGTCACGGCGGACGGGGGTTTTCAACGCCCCTTGTCGTCACCACATAGCCGCCACGGCCACGAGGCCATCGAGGAGATAAAAATGCGCAAATCCTTCGTCTGGCTCACGCCGCTGGCCCTCATCATGTCCGGTTGTACCGCCGAAGAAGAGCGATCCAAGGAGCAGACCGAGCAGATGGACAAAGTCGCTTCCTCCTGCCCCATCATGAAAAGTCGTGACTGGCAGGCCTGGGTCGACGCCGTACCGGGGGCTGAGGCTCAACGCACTTTGCGCATTTCGGGCCAGGTTGATCTGCCGACACCTGGTTACAGCTGGTCCTTCAAGGAAGGCGTCGCCGACCGCAGCGCCACCCCGCGCCAGACCCTCATGCTGGAGCTGACCCCGCCGGACGGCATGGTCACCCAAGTCGTGACCACTGAACAGATCGACTATAGCGGGCCGGCGCTGGCCCCGTCCTACCGCGCCATTGTGATCACCTGTCAGGGCGAGACCATCGCCGAAGTGACAGATGTGAGCGAAACGCAGTAACCGACACCCGCCTTTAACATCAGAGGGACGGCGATCATGTCAGCGCTAAAGGACGTGGTGACCATTCTCGACCTCGACGGGACGCTCGTCGACAGCGCACCTGATCTCTGCGCCACGCTAAATATTGTTCTGGAAAGTCAGGGTCTGGAACCAGTGCCCCTCGACGGGGTGCGGGCGCTTGTTGGCGAAGGCGCAGTCGCGATGATGAAAAAGGGGTTCGCGCTACAGGGCCGGTCTTTTCCCGACGGCGACGAAGGCAACGCCCTGCGCCAGCAATTTTTTGATTACTACGAAACACACAGTACGGATCATTCCACCGTCTTCGAGGGTGTCTTCGATGCCCTGGAGGGGTTGCAAGCCGAAGGGGCCGCCCTCGCTATCTGCACCAACAAGATTGAGCGGCTGTCCCACCCCCTGTTGGAGAAGCTCGGCCTGACACCCTATTTTGACGAAATTATCTGTCGCGACACGCTTCCAGAACACAAGCCATCCGGCCTGCCTCTACGCATCATTCGTGAGCGGACAGAAAAGATGAAGGGAGTGATGGTTGGCGACACGATGACGGATCTGAATGCCGCTCGCGCCGCAGGCATGCCATGTGCCTGGGCTACGTTTGGCTATGGCAGCCTGCCCGACGATCTGGGGCCGGAAGAATTGTGTTTTGACCATTACGGTGAGCTGGTCGCGATGGTCAAAACACTCAGTGGGCTGTCAGTCTAGTGGGATGGGTATCGTACGCTTAATGGGACTTGGACAGTTCGTTCCGACGCGGCATGCCATTGACCATGTCGCTGCGGATATCAAATCGGGATGAACGCATGGTCGAAACAAACCCTTCATGGATCAGCTCGATATCTACGTCATAACCCTTCTTACGCCAGTAATCCTGGATGGCTAACT
This genomic stretch from Parvularcula sp. LCG005 harbors:
- the glmU gene encoding bifunctional UDP-N-acetylglucosamine diphosphorylase/glucosamine-1-phosphate N-acetyltransferase GlmU; translation: MTQIASVILAAGHGTRMRSALPKVLHEVGRRPMLHHVMASAAQLGARRQVVVIGSQAPQVGEAARHFDGDAHVAVQDPPQGTADAVTAAMPSLEGFDGVVLVLYADTPLVTEQTLRAMIGAITAGATLAVLGFEPDEPGAYGRLIKNVDGGLDRIVEAKEASAAELAVRLCNSGVMAVSSDALRRYLPQIDNRNAKGEYYLTDLAGLVTSNGGRADIVTGSADEVYGVNDRVELAVAENIFQTRVRGDAMREGVTLLDPSTVYFAADTKIGADTVVAQNVVFGPGVVIDANVRIEAFSHLEDCHVASGATIGPYARLRPGSDVGKGARVGNFVEMKKATLGAGAKVNHLSYIGDATVGAGANIGAGTITCNYDGYGKYKTTIGENAFIGSNSALVAPVKIGRGAIVGSGSVVTEDVADDALALGRGRQVEKPGWAQSFRQRHQTKDE
- a CDS encoding HAD-IA family hydrolase, translating into MSALKDVVTILDLDGTLVDSAPDLCATLNIVLESQGLEPVPLDGVRALVGEGAVAMMKKGFALQGRSFPDGDEGNALRQQFFDYYETHSTDHSTVFEGVFDALEGLQAEGAALAICTNKIERLSHPLLEKLGLTPYFDEIICRDTLPEHKPSGLPLRIIRERTEKMKGVMVGDTMTDLNAARAAGMPCAWATFGYGSLPDDLGPEELCFDHYGELVAMVKTLSGLSV